The sequence below is a genomic window from Microbacterium abyssi.
CACGATGACCGACACCGGCACCGACGCCGAGCGCGGCAACCAGGGCTTCCCGCACGGCATGGGTGGGGCGGATGACGTCATCTCGATGCCGCTGCAGTGCTCGACGCAGTGGGACGGACTGGGCCATATCTTCGACGGGGGCATGGCCTGGAACGGCCGCCGCGCCGGCGACGTCGTCACCAGCGACGGCGACCTCGTCACGGGCATCGAGCACGCGGCATCCGTCATCGTGTCCCGCGGTGTGCTGCTGGATGTCGCCCGCCATCTGCGTCCCGACACCGGCGAGCTCGACGACGGTCACGCCATCACGGTCGCCGACCTCGAGGCGACCGCCGCAGCGCAGGACGTCACGATCGGCCGGGGCGACATCGTCCTAGTGCGCACCGGACAGTATGCCCGCGCCCGCCGAGACGGATGGAACGACTACGCCGGCGGACCGGCTCCCGGACTCTCGCTCACGACGGCAGGCTGGCTCCACGCCACCGAGCTCGCCGCGATCGCGACGGACACGTGGGGATTCGAAGTGCGCCCGAACGAGTTCGACGTCCCGGCCTTCCAGCCGCTGCACCAGGTCGTCATCCCCAACATGGGGCTGACGATCGGCGAGATGTGGAACCTCGACGAACTCGCCGATGCATGCGCGCAGCGCGGCATCTGGGACTTCCTGCTCTCGGCCGCACCGCTGCCGATC
It includes:
- a CDS encoding cyclase family protein, which translates into the protein MSLPSANPAELDRQDPAAEIAARAEAFRNWGRWGADDVLGTLNFIDEAKRVEAAALVRSGRVISLAQSFDTNGPQKGWRRRTNPVHTMTDTGTDAERGNQGFPHGMGGADDVISMPLQCSTQWDGLGHIFDGGMAWNGRRAGDVVTSDGDLVTGIEHAASVIVSRGVLLDVARHLRPDTGELDDGHAITVADLEATAAAQDVTIGRGDIVLVRTGQYARARRDGWNDYAGGPAPGLSLTTAGWLHATELAAIATDTWGFEVRPNEFDVPAFQPLHQVVIPNMGLTIGEMWNLDELADACAQRGIWDFLLSAAPLPITGAVGSPINPVAIL